Proteins encoded by one window of Moorella humiferrea:
- a CDS encoding glycosyltransferase family 4 protein: MRILMLSWEYPPQSVGGLARHVEDLAVSLARLRHTVHVLTLGRPGQAFERREDGVMVHRVDPYPVQAPDFLTWVLQLNARFLEEAMIITRKYGPFQLIHAHDWLVAFAGRALKHAHRLPLIATIHATEAGRNRGLYNDMQRYINSVEWWLTYEAWRVIVCSRHMRQEVQGLFQLPADKITIIPNGVYSQKFADIKVDPAVRQRYAAPHEKIIFFVGRLVVEKGVQVLLEAMPRILASCPEAKLVVAGKGPMEEQLQSRARELGIGYKVTFAGYIDDSTRNQLYRAARVAVFPSLYEPFGIVALEAMAAGTPVVASSTGGLAEIITHRVDGMLAFPGNAPSLADNVLAVLNDEALAESLKVGGLRLVREVYDWENIARRTLDVYQEVYNQYRRTSWPERPSVVARLWRFTPTASSETSGEQPLPLWGRYDLPLRRAALVNRSRGRGEV; the protein is encoded by the coding sequence GTGCGTATCCTGATGCTTTCCTGGGAGTATCCCCCCCAGAGCGTCGGCGGCCTGGCCCGGCATGTCGAAGACCTGGCCGTTTCCCTGGCGCGTTTGCGCCACACCGTCCACGTCTTGACTTTAGGCCGGCCGGGACAGGCCTTTGAAAGGCGCGAAGACGGAGTAATGGTCCATCGCGTCGACCCCTACCCGGTCCAGGCTCCGGATTTTCTCACCTGGGTGTTGCAGCTAAACGCCCGTTTTCTGGAAGAAGCCATGATTATCACCCGCAAGTATGGACCTTTTCAGCTCATCCACGCCCACGACTGGTTGGTGGCTTTCGCTGGCCGGGCCTTAAAACACGCCCATCGTTTGCCCCTCATCGCCACCATCCACGCCACCGAGGCCGGCCGCAACCGCGGATTATATAATGATATGCAGCGTTACATCAACAGCGTAGAATGGTGGCTGACCTATGAAGCCTGGCGGGTCATCGTCTGTAGCCGCCACATGCGCCAGGAAGTGCAGGGTTTATTTCAGTTGCCGGCCGACAAAATCACCATCATCCCCAACGGCGTCTACAGCCAGAAGTTTGCCGACATAAAGGTAGATCCGGCCGTGCGGCAGCGTTATGCCGCCCCCCACGAAAAGATCATTTTTTTTGTCGGCCGGTTGGTTGTGGAAAAAGGCGTGCAGGTTCTGCTGGAGGCCATGCCGCGGATACTGGCATCCTGCCCGGAAGCCAAATTGGTGGTGGCCGGCAAGGGCCCTATGGAAGAGCAGCTCCAGAGCCGGGCCCGGGAACTGGGCATCGGCTACAAGGTCACCTTTGCGGGTTACATCGACGATTCTACCCGCAATCAGCTCTACCGCGCCGCTAGGGTGGCGGTGTTCCCCAGTTTATACGAGCCCTTCGGCATCGTGGCCCTGGAGGCCATGGCGGCGGGAACCCCGGTGGTGGCCAGCTCCACGGGAGGCTTGGCGGAAATTATCACCCACCGTGTTGACGGGATGCTCGCCTTCCCCGGCAATGCCCCTTCCCTGGCCGACAATGTCCTTGCCGTTTTAAACGATGAAGCCCTGGCGGAAAGCCTTAAGGTCGGCGGGCTCCGTCTGGTGCGGGAAGTTTATGATTGGGAAAATATTGCCCGTCGGACCCTTGATGTTTACCAGGAGGTTTACAATCAGTACCGGCGCACCTCCTGGCCGGAACGGCCTTCCGTCGTCGCCCGCCTCTGGCGTTTTACGCCGACGGCAAGTTCTGAAACGTCCGGAGAGCAGCCGCTGCCCCTATGGGGGCGCTACGATCTGCCCCTGCGTCGGGCCGCCCTAGTAAACCGGAGCCGGGGCAGGGGAGAAGTTTAA
- the galT gene encoding galactose-1-phosphate uridylyltransferase, with product MPEIRQDPVSQRWVIIATERAKRPSDFKPPHKEKKGNVGCPFCPGHEKETPPEVLAFRDVGTEPDTPGWQVRVVPNKFAALTAGGEVAGERNGIYQTLSGTGVHEVIIEGPDHDTYFADLAPEHAVLVLKAWRQRYLQLERDERMHYVQLFKNHGPTAGASLEHPHSQLIATPLVPAAVTAEMTRIRAYWKEKDKCLFCDIVDAELKTGTRVIAFNDEFLAFCPFASRFPMEMWIISRRHQASFGACEDDQLVQLAAILQETLSRLKQAANDPPFNLVLHTAPLRQGEVIYHWHFEILPRLTIVAGFEWGTDMYINPTPPEIAAQSLNEISLKP from the coding sequence ATGCCCGAAATACGCCAGGATCCAGTTAGCCAGCGCTGGGTGATTATAGCCACCGAACGGGCCAAAAGGCCCTCGGACTTTAAACCTCCCCATAAGGAAAAGAAGGGTAACGTCGGCTGCCCTTTCTGTCCCGGCCACGAAAAGGAAACGCCGCCAGAAGTGCTGGCCTTCCGTGACGTCGGCACTGAGCCTGACACCCCCGGCTGGCAGGTGCGGGTGGTGCCCAACAAGTTTGCTGCCCTGACGGCGGGCGGGGAAGTAGCCGGTGAACGAAACGGCATCTACCAGACCCTTTCCGGCACCGGCGTTCATGAGGTCATCATCGAAGGGCCGGACCACGACACCTATTTTGCCGATCTGGCCCCCGAACATGCGGTCCTGGTACTTAAAGCGTGGCGCCAGCGCTATCTGCAACTTGAACGGGACGAACGGATGCACTACGTACAGCTTTTTAAAAACCACGGCCCTACCGCCGGGGCTTCCCTGGAACACCCCCACAGCCAGCTCATCGCCACCCCCCTTGTACCGGCAGCAGTTACGGCGGAAATGACCAGGATCAGGGCTTACTGGAAAGAAAAGGATAAATGCCTTTTCTGCGATATTGTAGACGCCGAACTGAAGACCGGCACCAGAGTCATCGCCTTTAACGACGAATTCCTGGCTTTTTGCCCCTTCGCCTCGCGTTTTCCCATGGAGATGTGGATTATATCCCGGCGCCACCAGGCCAGTTTCGGTGCCTGCGAAGACGATCAGCTGGTACAGCTGGCCGCCATTCTCCAGGAAACCTTAAGCCGCTTAAAGCAGGCAGCCAATGACCCGCCCTTTAACCTCGTCCTGCATACGGCTCCTTTGCGTCAGGGAGAAGTTATCTACCACTGGCATTTTGAAATCCTGCCGCGGCTGACGATTGTCGCCGGCTTCGAATGGGGAACTGATATGTACATCAACCCTACGCCGCCGGAAATAGCGGCCCAATCCCTCAATGAAATAAGCCTAAAGCCCTGA
- the glgA gene encoding glycogen synthase GlgA: protein MTEPLKILFVSPEVAPLAKTGGLADVAGSLPKALAARGHEVRVVMPRYRQIKDVDYLTDLPVEMDGSLETAIIRRGSLPGEGSIPVYLIDNYKFFWRDEMYCYADDAARFNFFCKAVLSMLPWLNFRPDIIHCNDWQTGPIPLFLKVKHEDNPFYRDTATVYTIHNLQYQGTFPRQTLRIMALGEEFFTPERLEFYGQVSFMKAGILYADLINTVSKKYALEIQTPEYGERLDGLLRKRAADLRGILNGIDYEEFNPATDRRLAVNYDADHLDKKKENKAALQREMELPVKDVPLLGLISRLVNQKGLDLLAAILDPLLQQDLQFVLLGSGEDYYQQLFSRYKVKYRDKMAVKIGFDPVLAQRIYAGCDIFLMPSRFEPCGLGQMISLRYGTVPVVRATGGLEDTIKDFHQHPGNGNGFSFHDYQPQALLDAINRALHVYRNEPEAWHNLVRRGMAADLSWNASAGQYEDMYREALHKRTAARMKAVNE from the coding sequence ATGACTGAACCCTTGAAAATCCTGTTCGTATCCCCCGAAGTGGCCCCCTTAGCCAAAACCGGAGGGCTGGCCGATGTCGCCGGGAGCCTTCCCAAGGCCCTGGCCGCCCGGGGACATGAGGTGCGGGTGGTCATGCCCCGCTACCGCCAGATCAAGGACGTCGATTACCTGACTGATCTGCCGGTGGAGATGGACGGCAGCCTGGAAACGGCCATCATTCGCCGGGGAAGCCTCCCCGGTGAGGGCTCCATACCCGTCTATCTCATCGATAACTATAAGTTTTTCTGGCGCGATGAAATGTACTGCTATGCCGACGACGCCGCCCGGTTCAATTTTTTTTGCAAGGCCGTCCTCTCCATGCTGCCGTGGCTGAATTTCCGTCCGGACATTATCCACTGCAACGACTGGCAGACGGGCCCCATCCCCCTGTTCCTGAAGGTCAAACATGAAGACAACCCCTTTTACCGGGATACGGCAACCGTTTATACCATCCACAACCTCCAGTACCAGGGCACCTTCCCCCGCCAAACTTTGAGAATCATGGCCCTGGGCGAAGAATTTTTCACTCCCGAACGCCTCGAGTTTTACGGCCAGGTCAGTTTCATGAAGGCCGGCATTTTATACGCCGATTTAATCAACACCGTGAGTAAAAAATACGCCCTGGAAATCCAGACCCCCGAATACGGCGAGCGCCTGGACGGTCTGCTGAGGAAACGTGCCGCCGATCTGCGGGGAATTTTAAACGGGATTGACTACGAGGAATTCAATCCGGCCACCGACAGGCGTCTGGCCGTCAATTACGACGCCGACCATTTGGATAAGAAAAAAGAGAACAAGGCGGCCCTACAGAGGGAAATGGAACTGCCGGTGAAGGACGTTCCCCTCCTGGGCCTTATTTCCCGCCTGGTAAACCAAAAAGGCCTGGATCTCCTGGCGGCCATCCTCGATCCCCTGCTCCAGCAGGACCTGCAGTTCGTCCTCCTGGGCAGCGGCGAAGATTATTACCAGCAGCTTTTCTCCCGCTACAAAGTCAAATACCGCGACAAAATGGCCGTCAAAATCGGCTTTGACCCGGTACTCGCCCAGCGGATTTATGCCGGCTGCGACATCTTCCTCATGCCCTCCCGCTTTGAACCCTGCGGCCTCGGGCAAATGATTAGCCTCCGCTACGGCACCGTCCCGGTGGTGCGGGCCACCGGAGGTCTGGAAGACACCATTAAGGATTTCCACCAGCATCCGGGCAATGGCAACGGTTTTTCCTTCCACGACTATCAACCCCAGGCCCTCCTGGATGCCATTAACCGCGCCCTCCACGTATACCGCAACGAGCCAGAAGCATGGCACAATCTGGTACGACGGGGCATGGCGGCCGACCTTTCCTGGAACGCTTCGGCAGGTCAATATGAGGATATGTACCGGGAGGCCCTTCATAAAAGGACGGCCGCGCGGATGAAGGCCGTCAATGAATAA
- a CDS encoding glycosyltransferase: MLRKVSLKDYEGVCGRSLIEEIKSLGEVLKDYKVWHVNSTIIGGGVAEILSSLVPLMEEVGLQVEWKVLSGTPEFFNTTKQFHNGMHGQPVNITGEMLESYLATAQKNRRLLEGYADLVVIHDQQPLGLTAFRSGHKGRWLWYCHVDPRYAVPAVWYFLAPMIATCDAAVFHLPEYARDLPILQYFMPPAIDPLSDKNREVTPEEYRGVLERLDVDPEGPPVILQVSRFDRLKDPFGVIEAFRLVRRNVSCRLILAGGGANDDPEGATVLEEVRMMAAGDPDITILALRPDANLEINVLQRRADVIVQKSLREGFGLTATEALWKGKPLVATATGGLAHQVLDGETGLTADTTEEMAAQIERLLTNPDLGKRLGAAGREHVRQRYILPVYLYNWLRLINLLEGRRDGW, from the coding sequence ATGCTACGAAAGGTAAGCCTTAAGGATTATGAAGGAGTATGCGGCAGGTCCCTTATTGAGGAAATTAAATCTTTAGGCGAGGTATTGAAGGACTACAAGGTTTGGCATGTAAACTCTACCATCATCGGTGGTGGGGTAGCGGAGATTTTGAGCTCCCTGGTGCCCTTGATGGAAGAAGTGGGTTTGCAGGTCGAATGGAAGGTTTTAAGCGGCACCCCGGAATTCTTTAATACCACCAAACAATTTCATAACGGCATGCACGGCCAGCCGGTCAATATAACTGGGGAGATGTTGGAAAGTTATCTGGCTACAGCCCAAAAAAACCGCCGACTTTTAGAAGGGTATGCCGATCTGGTAGTTATTCACGACCAGCAGCCCCTGGGGTTGACGGCCTTTCGCAGTGGGCACAAGGGCCGTTGGCTCTGGTACTGTCATGTAGACCCGCGCTACGCCGTGCCGGCGGTGTGGTATTTCCTGGCTCCTATGATAGCCACCTGCGACGCGGCCGTTTTTCACCTGCCGGAGTATGCCCGGGACTTGCCAATCCTGCAGTATTTTATGCCGCCGGCCATTGACCCCCTATCCGACAAAAACAGGGAGGTTACTCCCGAAGAATACAGAGGGGTGTTGGAAAGGCTGGACGTCGATCCGGAAGGCCCACCGGTAATCCTTCAGGTGTCGCGTTTCGACCGCCTCAAGGACCCCTTCGGCGTCATCGAGGCCTTCAGACTGGTGAGGAGGAACGTTTCCTGCCGTTTGATATTGGCGGGGGGTGGCGCCAACGACGATCCGGAAGGAGCCACCGTCCTGGAAGAAGTGCGGATGATGGCGGCAGGGGATCCCGACATCACCATCCTGGCCTTAAGGCCCGACGCCAACCTGGAAATAAATGTATTGCAAAGGCGTGCCGACGTAATTGTGCAGAAATCCTTGCGGGAGGGTTTCGGTCTGACGGCCACCGAGGCCCTCTGGAAGGGGAAACCTCTGGTGGCGACTGCCACCGGCGGCCTGGCTCATCAGGTGCTGGACGGCGAAACCGGGTTGACTGCCGATACGACGGAAGAGATGGCCGCTCAGATTGAGCGCCTTCTGACCAACCCCGACCTGGGCAAACGCCTGGGGGCGGCGGGGCGCGAGCACGTACGCCAGCGCTACATTTTACCGGTGTACCTGTACAACTGGCTCCGGCTGATAAACCTCCTCGAGGGACGGCGCGACGGATGGTAG